Proteins from a genomic interval of Flammeovirgaceae bacterium SG7u.111:
- a CDS encoding D-alanyl-D-alanine carboxypeptidase, whose amino-acid sequence MRTTTLFLTCLLGWQLAFAQKLSKSKIDQLLDTASVLNQSFTGFMLIDPANGEVLYERNADKYMTPASNTKLYTYYTATHILGNALPALKYETSGDSLIFWGTGYPLLLNPDFNDSTALKFLAGWKGKLFYRHTPFDEGRFGAGWSWDDYNTYYSSELAPFPIHANNAVFELKGDEDSLKISPSYFEAKVNKRYREKGENERVIQREEFSNKFTYLAKADTFLSGEEIFRPFMWSDEVFAGILEEKLKRPVEIYESPVPMNGKILYSQAADTMYRKMLQESDNFLAEQILIMCSAMLSDTLGSERAIEFAADSLMADFPDEPIWVDGSGLSRYNMFTPRTTVDLLLRLYQKVGTETLFDYLPTSGQTGTIKNWYKANRPYIHAKTGTLSNNHCLSGYLVTDKGKVLVFSYMQNHYTAYSSQVKRQMELVFKYIKENL is encoded by the coding sequence TTGAGAACAACCACTCTATTTCTTACCTGCCTACTTGGTTGGCAGCTCGCTTTTGCGCAAAAGCTAAGCAAGAGCAAAATCGATCAATTACTAGATACTGCCAGCGTATTGAACCAAAGTTTCACGGGTTTTATGTTGATAGACCCAGCCAACGGCGAGGTGCTCTACGAGCGGAATGCGGATAAGTACATGACCCCGGCTTCTAATACGAAACTTTATACCTATTATACCGCTACGCATATTTTGGGAAATGCCCTACCCGCTCTCAAGTACGAAACCAGCGGCGATTCGCTCATTTTCTGGGGAACTGGCTACCCGCTGTTACTCAATCCCGATTTTAATGATTCTACTGCCCTCAAATTCTTAGCTGGCTGGAAAGGAAAGCTTTTCTACCGCCACACACCTTTCGATGAAGGACGATTTGGGGCAGGCTGGAGCTGGGACGATTATAACACTTATTACAGCTCGGAACTCGCCCCGTTTCCTATCCACGCCAACAATGCTGTATTTGAGCTAAAAGGAGACGAGGATTCTTTGAAGATAAGTCCTTCCTATTTTGAGGCTAAGGTGAATAAAAGGTATCGGGAAAAAGGGGAAAATGAAAGAGTAATCCAACGGGAAGAGTTTAGCAATAAATTTACCTACCTAGCCAAAGCCGATACTTTCCTTTCGGGTGAAGAAATCTTCCGCCCTTTTATGTGGTCAGACGAGGTATTTGCAGGGATATTGGAGGAAAAACTCAAACGACCAGTGGAAATTTATGAAAGCCCTGTACCCATGAATGGAAAAATTCTGTACAGCCAAGCAGCGGATACCATGTACCGCAAAATGCTGCAAGAAAGCGATAATTTCTTGGCGGAGCAAATCCTAATAATGTGCTCGGCAATGCTCTCCGACACACTCGGCTCGGAGCGGGCAATTGAGTTTGCCGCAGATAGCCTGATGGCAGATTTCCCCGACGAGCCCATTTGGGTGGATGGCTCGGGACTGTCCCGCTACAACATGTTCACCCCTCGCACCACGGTCGATTTGCTGCTAAGGCTCTACCAAAAAGTGGGCACCGAAACCTTGTTCGACTACTTGCCCACCAGTGGGCAAACAGGAACGATCAAGAATTGGTACAAGGCTAACCGCCCCTACATCCATGCGAAAACGGGCACGCTCAGCAACAACCATTGCCTAAGCGGCTATTTGGTAACAGACAAAGGAAAAGTACTGGTTTTCTCCTACATGCAGAACCATTACACCGCCTATTCGTCGCAGGTGAAGCGACAGATGGAGTTGGTTTTTAAGTATATAAAAGAAAATCTTTAA
- a CDS encoding thioredoxin family protein, whose amino-acid sequence MFQELVTDTLQEVVDSNETVVVQFSAGWCGNCRIMKPKFKRMGNEHADAQFVIIDAEKNPNSRQLASVTNLPTFAAFKKGKLVKQVQTNKVESLKELVDEVTSH is encoded by the coding sequence ATGTTCCAAGAATTAGTAACTGACACTTTACAAGAAGTAGTCGACAGCAATGAAACTGTAGTTGTACAATTTTCAGCAGGATGGTGCGGAAACTGCCGCATTATGAAGCCAAAGTTCAAAAGAATGGGTAACGAACATGCCGATGCTCAGTTTGTAATTATCGATGCAGAGAAAAACCCTAACTCTAGGCAATTGGCTTCGGTAACAAACTTACCAACATTCGCAGCTTTCAAAAAAGGTAAGCTCGTGAAACAAGTTCAGACAAACAAAGTGGAATCTTTAAAAGAATTAGTCGATGAGGTTACCAGTCATTAA
- a CDS encoding peroxiredoxin — translation MAFTGKKFPNITVPAMSEMGDTIQLNVFEEAVKNKKKVLLFWYPKDFTFVCPTELHAFQAAMGEFEKRNTMVIGASCDTPEVHFAWLNTAKDNGGIEGVTYPILADSNRNLSEVLDILDVHEYKYDEELGAELKVGDNVTYRATYLIDEEGTVFHEGINHMPLGRNVNDFLRLIDAYAHVQSHGEVCPANWEEGKEAMNANRSGVAEYLSAH, via the coding sequence ATGGCATTTACAGGAAAAAAATTCCCTAACATAACAGTACCAGCAATGAGTGAAATGGGCGATACCATCCAGCTCAATGTTTTTGAAGAAGCAGTAAAGAATAAAAAGAAAGTACTTTTATTTTGGTATCCAAAAGATTTCACGTTCGTATGCCCAACGGAGCTACACGCTTTCCAAGCAGCAATGGGCGAATTTGAAAAAAGGAACACCATGGTAATAGGCGCGTCTTGCGACACTCCCGAAGTTCACTTTGCATGGTTGAACACTGCAAAAGACAACGGCGGAATTGAAGGTGTTACCTACCCTATTTTGGCTGATAGCAACCGTAACCTTTCTGAGGTATTAGACATATTAGATGTTCATGAATATAAGTACGACGAAGAGCTAGGTGCTGAGCTAAAAGTAGGCGATAACGTGACTTACAGAGCTACTTACTTGATAGACGAAGAGGGAACGGTATTCCACGAAGGGATCAACCACATGCCACTCGGAAGAAATGTAAATGATTTCTTGAGATTGATAGATGCCTATGCTCACGTTCAGTCGCACGGCGAAGTATGTCCAGCTAACTGGGAAGAGGGAAAAGAGGCAATGAATGCAAATAGAAGTGGTGTTGCAGAATATTTAAGTGCACATTAA
- a CDS encoding LysR substrate-binding domain-containing protein — protein sequence MNFQQLTYIIAVDKYKHFAQAADNCHITQATLSAMIKKLEQELGLVLFDRTRQPVKTTDEGLQVIELAKKILFHQQEMLDLNQTTVSEISGELRLGIIPTVANSLLPLILPSLLHDFPALHLKIVEVTTEELKQQLISEKVDIGIMATPLEDEMLEENILYYEAMMVYGISGDKKYITPKEIQNQRIWLLEEGNCFRNQSATICNIKEKSKAPSNLSFEGSSFDTLLNLTDRFGGYTLVPELYYNLMPEEKKKKTKNFELPIPVREISLVYHRPYAKKRSIDLLSEHIKKLVKGQLMTEKYPAKDLAIIGI from the coding sequence ATGAACTTCCAACAGCTTACCTACATCATTGCAGTAGATAAATACAAACACTTCGCCCAAGCAGCAGACAACTGTCACATTACCCAAGCTACGCTCAGCGCCATGATCAAAAAACTTGAGCAGGAGTTAGGCTTGGTTTTGTTTGACCGAACCCGTCAGCCCGTAAAAACTACCGACGAAGGCTTGCAAGTAATTGAGTTGGCTAAAAAAATCCTCTTCCATCAGCAGGAAATGCTTGACCTGAACCAAACAACCGTTTCTGAGATCAGCGGAGAGCTGCGTTTGGGGATAATCCCCACTGTAGCCAATTCCTTATTACCGCTCATCTTGCCCTCCTTGCTTCACGATTTTCCAGCGCTGCACCTCAAAATAGTAGAGGTAACCACAGAAGAACTCAAGCAGCAATTGATTTCGGAAAAGGTGGATATTGGGATTATGGCGACTCCTTTGGAAGACGAAATGCTAGAAGAAAACATTCTGTATTACGAAGCGATGATGGTGTATGGGATAAGTGGAGATAAAAAATATATCACCCCAAAAGAGATTCAAAACCAGCGAATTTGGCTATTAGAGGAAGGAAATTGCTTTCGCAACCAAAGTGCGACCATTTGCAACATCAAGGAGAAATCCAAAGCCCCAAGCAACCTCAGTTTTGAGGGCAGCTCCTTCGATACGCTGCTCAACCTTACCGATAGGTTTGGGGGCTATACGCTCGTGCCCGAGTTGTATTACAACCTCATGCCTGAAGAGAAAAAGAAGAAAACCAAGAATTTTGAACTACCCATCCCTGTTCGGGAAATTAGCTTGGTCTACCACCGTCCCTATGCCAAAAAACGAAGCATCGACTTGCTTTCGGAACACATCAAAAAACTGGTGAAAGGGCAGCTAATGACCGAAAAATACCCTGCTAAGGATTTGGCTATTATTGGGATTTGA
- a CDS encoding DUF4249 domain-containing protein has protein sequence MRKFTPIVLLVMWACLSPFEPQTSDYDSLLVVDALLTDAPGPYQVKLSYSYGFEEEDNEKPVYVNGASVSVIDENGSVYKFNQSSDGIYLSDLSFRGEVGKRYKLSIIANENTYESDYELLKACPPIDKLYANFETKNGTDGTVYGFQVYVDSNDPTAQTQYYRWDYKEAWEIRSPFYTDEEWVGTSIVPLERLLYTCYVDDYSKNILINNTRGLTEDRISEQKLNYISTLDEGKLNIRYGMYVKQYALDEEAYNFWKDLKEITESSGSLFDKQPFQVLGNIKNTNVPNEPVLGIFEVSGTSSAKVFFSLDDIPEGEEVNKFNTERSCYNSIDTVLFENVDEANYLGNLENTMYVSLIYDETGLTAYAWRFAPANCVDCRRRGGNLDPPIFWEE, from the coding sequence ATGAGAAAGTTTACACCTATAGTTTTGCTAGTAATGTGGGCATGTCTCAGCCCTTTTGAACCTCAGACGTCCGACTATGACAGCCTATTAGTTGTAGATGCTTTGCTTACAGATGCCCCTGGTCCTTATCAGGTGAAATTAAGCTATAGTTATGGTTTTGAAGAGGAAGATAACGAAAAACCAGTCTATGTAAATGGAGCAAGTGTTTCGGTTATAGACGAAAATGGAAGTGTATATAAGTTCAACCAAAGCTCCGATGGTATCTACCTTTCCGATCTATCATTTAGAGGAGAGGTAGGAAAGAGATACAAGCTCTCAATCATTGCCAACGAAAATACTTACGAGTCTGATTATGAACTACTCAAAGCTTGTCCCCCAATTGATAAGTTGTATGCCAATTTTGAGACAAAAAATGGAACAGATGGTACGGTATACGGCTTTCAAGTATATGTAGATTCGAATGACCCTACCGCCCAGACCCAATACTATCGCTGGGATTATAAAGAGGCATGGGAAATAAGATCTCCGTTTTATACTGATGAGGAGTGGGTAGGAACTAGTATTGTACCCCTAGAACGGCTACTTTATACCTGTTATGTAGATGATTATTCAAAAAATATTCTTATAAACAATACGAGAGGACTTACCGAAGACAGAATAAGCGAACAAAAGCTAAATTACATTAGTACTTTGGACGAAGGTAAACTCAATATACGCTATGGGATGTATGTTAAGCAATATGCCCTAGATGAAGAAGCATATAATTTTTGGAAAGACCTAAAAGAAATCACAGAATCCTCTGGCTCACTTTTCGACAAACAACCTTTCCAAGTATTAGGAAATATCAAAAATACTAATGTTCCTAATGAACCAGTACTGGGTATCTTTGAGGTATCTGGTACTAGTAGTGCTAAGGTATTTTTCTCTTTAGATGATATTCCCGAAGGAGAAGAGGTTAATAAATTTAATACTGAAAGAAGCTGTTACAATAGCATTGATACGGTTTTGTTTGAAAATGTGGACGAAGCAAATTACTTGGGTAATCTCGAAAACACTATGTACGTAAGTTTGATCTATGATGAAACGGGGCTTACTGCTTATGCATGGCGCTTTGCTCCTGCCAATTGTGTAGACTGCCGCCGAAGAGGTGGAAACCTAGATCCTCCTATTTTTTGGGAAGAATAA
- a CDS encoding DUF4249 domain-containing protein, with protein MKRLRIFILLLVMSACLSPFEPETTDYDSLLVVDALLTDAPGPYKVALSYSYGYEEGEEPAYVSGANVSVMDEGGNVYKFNQSSDGIYLSDPSFQGEAGKKYKLSIIANENTYESDYELLKASPPIDKLYANFETKNGTDGTIFGFQVYVDSNDPTSQTNYYRWDYDEAWAITSRFYTTSEWVGSEPIPLDRLIYRCYKTDFSKNILINNTRGLTEDRVSQQKLNYISTTEAGKLNQRYGMNVRQYALSENAYNFWKDLKEITESSGSLFDKQPFQVLSNIKNINAPDEPVLGFFEVSGTTTEKLFFSLQDVPEDEDYNVYYPLGECNLQVDTVLFSDYDEANYLGNLNGVMYVDSLYPADGPPIPYAWRFAPAYCVDCRLRDASLDPPLYWEE; from the coding sequence ATGAAAAGATTAAGAATATTTATCCTGTTATTGGTAATGTCGGCTTGTTTGAGCCCTTTTGAGCCCGAAACAACTGATTATGACAGCCTGTTGGTGGTAGATGCACTCCTCACCGATGCGCCAGGTCCTTACAAGGTAGCTCTGAGCTATAGTTATGGCTACGAAGAAGGCGAAGAACCGGCCTATGTTTCTGGAGCAAATGTTTCGGTTATGGACGAAGGTGGAAATGTGTATAAGTTCAACCAAAGCTCCGATGGTATTTACCTTTCCGACCCGTCATTTCAAGGGGAGGCGGGAAAGAAATATAAGCTCTCAATCATTGCCAACGAAAATACCTACGAATCTGATTATGAGCTGCTAAAAGCTAGCCCCCCAATTGATAAGTTGTATGCCAACTTTGAGACAAAAAACGGAACAGATGGTACGATATTCGGCTTTCAGGTATATGTAGATTCAAATGACCCGACTTCCCAAACCAATTACTATCGTTGGGATTATGACGAGGCTTGGGCCATAACATCAAGGTTTTACACTACCTCTGAATGGGTAGGGTCAGAACCTATCCCCTTGGATAGACTAATTTACAGGTGTTATAAAACTGACTTCTCTAAAAATATTTTGATAAACAATACCAGAGGTCTCACGGAAGATAGAGTGAGCCAACAAAAGCTGAATTATATTTCTACAACAGAAGCTGGCAAGCTCAATCAAAGGTATGGCATGAATGTTCGGCAATATGCACTGAGCGAAAATGCTTACAATTTTTGGAAAGACCTAAAAGAGATCACAGAGTCTTCTGGTTCGCTTTTCGACAAGCAGCCTTTTCAAGTTTTGAGCAATATCAAAAACATCAACGCCCCTGATGAGCCTGTACTGGGCTTTTTCGAGGTATCTGGTACTACTACCGAAAAGTTATTTTTTTCTTTGCAAGATGTCCCTGAGGATGAAGATTACAATGTTTACTATCCTCTTGGGGAATGTAACTTACAGGTAGATACGGTGCTGTTTTCAGACTATGACGAAGCAAACTACTTAGGAAATCTCAATGGAGTTATGTACGTAGATTCGCTTTATCCAGCAGACGGTCCTCCAATCCCTTATGCTTGGCGTTTTGCCCCTGCTTATTGTGTGGATTGCCGCCTTAGGGATGCCAGCCTCGATCCTCCTTTATATTGGGAAGAATAA
- a CDS encoding TonB-dependent receptor encodes MNKLLPTLFFLFCIRFGFAQEAVVIQQNYNGKSFSEFVNELESKQSLRFFFDTAAINSLKVKQIKAPEQLSNILKTTFEGSDFEFVLRNNSQVIVTNKFPIIAEIKQTNVSLDAGQTAVAGNYLRKKPVEEKKVEIVKDPLLILFKIGNFSEKDQPGKAVISGYVKDMATGEPVIGGTVLIESTNMGVVTNADGYFALNIPRGKSTILFKSVGMKATKRQVEVYGDGSLNIEMEEDVKQLREVVVIAEDEDQNINSIQMGMEKINMKTVKNLPPIMGEYDIVKAALLLPGVQSVGEGAAGFNVRGGSADQNLILFDKAPVYNSSHFFGFFSIFNPDVVNSFNLYKSAIPANFGGRVSSVFDVDMKDGNSKKVTLTGGVSPVTARLTLEGPIANEKTTFIVSGRSTYSDWILNLIDDPDISNSNASFYDLNAKVTHTLNENNKISLSGYMSNDYFKFNSDTTYSYGNKSATLSWKHLFSKKLYGVFSLVHSDYNYTINSEDNGVNAFDLNYGINHNEVKADFSYYPNNKHKIDFGFGAIKYDLNPGIKEPRGEESKVSRKALEEENAVEAAVYISDVFDISPSISLSYGLRYSFYRFLGPKSVYTYPDGAPRELENIQDTILYGSGDKIKDYSGPEYRLSLRYMLDPSTSFKLSYGRTRQYLSMITNTAAISPTDTWKLSDSHIRPQVGDQVSLGLYKNLRYSTIETSVEVYYKKTDDILDYKNGAELLINEHVETDLINAEGQSYGAEFLIKKKSGKFNGWVSYTYSRSLIRSKSSYASEIINGGEYFAANYDKPHDFTMVANYKFFRRFNASANISYSSGRPYTVPVGKYTFRDTERIHFSNRNELRIPDYFRLDLSLNLEGNHKSTKPAHGSWTLSVYNVTGRKNAYSIFFRTEDGEVKGYQLSIFAQPIPTLTYNFKF; translated from the coding sequence ATGAACAAGCTTTTACCCACGCTATTTTTCCTATTTTGTATTAGGTTTGGCTTTGCCCAAGAGGCCGTAGTTATCCAGCAAAACTATAATGGCAAATCGTTTTCTGAATTTGTAAACGAACTAGAAAGTAAGCAAAGCCTACGTTTTTTCTTCGATACGGCAGCAATAAACAGCCTAAAGGTCAAGCAAATAAAAGCTCCTGAACAGTTGTCGAATATCTTAAAAACTACTTTTGAAGGATCGGATTTTGAGTTTGTGCTGAGAAACAATAGCCAAGTTATTGTCACCAACAAGTTCCCCATCATTGCGGAAATAAAGCAGACCAACGTAAGCTTAGACGCAGGGCAAACGGCGGTAGCAGGAAATTATCTTCGTAAAAAACCTGTAGAGGAAAAGAAAGTGGAGATAGTGAAAGACCCACTCCTTATCCTCTTTAAAATCGGGAACTTCTCTGAAAAGGACCAACCCGGCAAAGCGGTGATTTCTGGTTATGTGAAAGACATGGCTACTGGCGAGCCTGTAATTGGCGGCACGGTACTGATAGAATCGACCAACATGGGCGTAGTAACCAATGCCGACGGGTATTTTGCTCTTAACATCCCACGGGGCAAAAGCACTATTCTCTTCAAAAGTGTGGGCATGAAAGCTACCAAAAGGCAAGTAGAAGTTTACGGAGATGGCTCGCTTAACATTGAAATGGAGGAAGATGTGAAGCAACTCCGCGAGGTAGTCGTCATTGCCGAAGATGAAGACCAAAACATCAATTCCATCCAGATGGGCATGGAAAAGATCAACATGAAAACAGTAAAGAACCTCCCTCCTATTATGGGCGAGTACGACATAGTGAAAGCAGCTCTTTTGCTTCCGGGCGTGCAGTCGGTAGGCGAAGGCGCAGCAGGTTTCAATGTTCGAGGCGGTAGTGCCGACCAAAACCTCATCCTTTTCGATAAAGCCCCAGTTTATAACAGCTCCCACTTTTTTGGTTTCTTTTCTATCTTCAACCCCGACGTTGTCAACAGCTTTAACCTGTACAAAAGTGCAATCCCTGCAAACTTTGGAGGAAGGGTTTCTTCGGTATTTGATGTAGATATGAAAGATGGGAACAGCAAAAAGGTAACGCTTACAGGCGGTGTGAGCCCCGTAACGGCTAGGCTTACGCTGGAAGGGCCTATTGCCAATGAAAAAACCACATTCATTGTTTCGGGAAGGAGCACCTACTCCGATTGGATTCTCAACTTGATAGATGACCCCGATATTTCCAATAGCAATGCCTCTTTTTATGACCTAAATGCGAAAGTGACCCACACGCTCAACGAAAACAACAAAATAAGCCTTTCGGGCTATATGAGTAATGATTACTTCAAATTTAATTCAGATACTACCTATAGCTACGGAAACAAAAGTGCGACCTTGAGCTGGAAGCATTTATTCAGCAAAAAACTCTACGGCGTATTCTCCTTGGTACATAGTGATTATAATTACACTATTAATAGTGAGGATAATGGTGTAAATGCCTTTGACCTAAACTACGGGATCAACCACAACGAGGTAAAAGCTGATTTTTCGTATTATCCCAACAACAAGCATAAAATAGATTTTGGATTTGGAGCTATCAAATATGACCTGAACCCAGGTATAAAGGAGCCGAGAGGAGAAGAATCGAAAGTGAGCAGAAAAGCGTTGGAAGAAGAAAATGCAGTTGAAGCAGCGGTGTATATCAGCGATGTATTTGACATTAGCCCGAGCATTAGCCTTTCGTATGGGCTGCGCTATTCTTTCTACCGCTTTTTGGGTCCTAAGTCGGTTTATACCTATCCTGATGGTGCCCCTAGGGAGTTGGAAAACATCCAAGATACTATCCTGTATGGTTCTGGGGACAAGATCAAAGATTATTCGGGTCCAGAATATAGGTTGTCACTTCGCTACATGCTCGACCCTTCCACTTCTTTCAAGTTGAGCTATGGACGTACGAGGCAATACTTGAGCATGATCACCAACACGGCTGCTATTTCCCCTACGGACACCTGGAAACTAAGCGATAGCCACATTCGCCCTCAGGTAGGCGACCAAGTTTCGCTAGGGCTTTACAAGAACCTTAGGTACAGCACGATAGAAACTTCCGTAGAGGTTTACTACAAAAAAACAGATGATATTTTAGATTATAAAAACGGAGCAGAATTGTTGATCAACGAACATGTGGAAACCGACCTGATCAATGCCGAGGGACAATCGTACGGTGCAGAGTTTTTGATCAAAAAGAAAAGCGGGAAGTTCAACGGATGGGTTTCTTATACATATTCGCGCTCGCTCATTCGCTCAAAATCTTCGTATGCCTCGGAGATAATAAACGGTGGAGAATATTTTGCAGCCAACTACGACAAGCCACATGATTTTACCATGGTAGCTAACTATAAGTTTTTCAGAAGGTTTAATGCTTCTGCGAACATAAGCTACAGCTCAGGCAGACCGTACACCGTACCAGTAGGAAAGTACACTTTTAGGGACACCGAGCGAATCCATTTTTCGAACAGAAACGAACTTAGGATTCCCGATTATTTTAGGCTAGACCTTTCCCTCAACTTAGAAGGAAACCACAAATCGACCAAGCCAGCACACGGCTCGTGGACACTTTCAGTCTACAATGTAACGGGTAGGAAAAATGCGTACTCCATTTTCTTCCGTACGGAAGATGGAGAGGTAAAAGGCTACCAACTTTCCATCTTCGCCCAGCCTATTCCTACACTTACTTACAACTTCAAATTCTAA
- a CDS encoding DUF4112 domain-containing protein, whose translation MSHKTVEDLPEFKWIKRISNLMDEAIRIPGTNIRFGLDPILGLVPGAGDYISMVISSLMVLGIVRQGISGKVVVMMLGNVLVDFLVGSVPVIGDLFDFAYKANSRNYRLLLKHYEEGKHKGSGCGLVLLVVGFTLALLGFGFFLSWKILSWLSGMVG comes from the coding sequence ATGTCCCATAAAACCGTAGAAGACCTTCCTGAATTTAAATGGATAAAGCGGATTTCTAACCTGATGGACGAGGCTATTCGCATTCCGGGCACTAATATACGGTTTGGGCTGGACCCTATTTTGGGACTAGTCCCCGGAGCTGGTGATTACATTTCCATGGTGATTTCCTCGCTTATGGTGCTAGGAATAGTGAGGCAGGGCATAAGCGGAAAAGTGGTAGTAATGATGTTGGGAAATGTCTTGGTCGATTTCCTAGTGGGTTCCGTTCCCGTAATTGGCGACCTTTTCGACTTTGCCTACAAAGCCAATTCCCGCAACTACCGCCTGCTGCTCAAGCATTACGAAGAAGGCAAGCACAAAGGCTCTGGCTGCGGTCTCGTACTCCTCGTAGTGGGTTTCACTCTTGCCCTCCTAGGCTTCGGCTTTTTCCTCTCATGGAAAATCCTCAGCTGGCTATCGGGGATGGTGGGGTAA
- a CDS encoding aspartate/glutamate racemase family protein, which yields MKTIGMIGGLSWESSAVYYSLMNKLVKEKLGGYHNCKSVMLTVDFAEIELLQRAGDWAKMDELMADAASKLEAAGADVVILCTNTMHLCSEAIRGSISVPFLHIAEATGRAIVKQGAKKVALLGTSFTMEKDFYKTLLKEEFGIETIIPEKGDRDKVHRVIYEELVNGEIKDESRKMYQEVIGKLEAQGAEGVILGCTEIPMLISDKDVNIPTFNTTEIHAAMAVDWATAE from the coding sequence ATGAAAACAATAGGCATGATTGGCGGACTGAGCTGGGAGTCGTCCGCTGTGTATTACAGCTTGATGAATAAGCTGGTGAAGGAAAAACTGGGTGGCTACCACAACTGTAAAAGTGTGATGCTCACGGTTGATTTTGCCGAAATAGAGCTACTGCAACGGGCAGGAGATTGGGCAAAAATGGATGAACTGATGGCAGATGCAGCCAGCAAATTGGAAGCGGCAGGGGCGGATGTGGTCATCCTTTGCACCAATACTATGCATCTTTGTTCGGAGGCTATTCGGGGCAGTATTTCAGTGCCCTTCTTGCACATAGCCGAGGCTACGGGCAGAGCGATAGTAAAGCAAGGAGCAAAGAAGGTAGCCTTGCTGGGAACGAGCTTTACCATGGAAAAGGATTTTTACAAGACGTTGCTCAAAGAAGAGTTTGGCATCGAGACCATCATCCCCGAAAAGGGCGATAGGGACAAGGTGCATCGAGTGATCTATGAGGAGCTAGTAAACGGGGAAATAAAGGATGAATCGAGGAAGATGTACCAAGAAGTTATAGGGAAGTTGGAAGCCCAAGGGGCGGAAGGTGTGATATTGGGCTGCACGGAAATCCCGATGCTCATTTCCGATAAGGATGTGAATATCCCTACGTTCAACACTACGGAAATCCATGCGGCAATGGCGGTGGACTGGGCTACGGCTGAATAA
- a CDS encoding transposase has protein sequence MLLYTTLLSMPEKFKDRYRIASARHPHWDYGADGYYFVTICTQQMECFFGRIKEGEMHLSDTGQIAHDYWLEIPKHFPFIRLESFIVMPNHVHGILVIDKQTVKSPDSQETPGSGVSTGSENNGQSPDIVETTNLGVSSQNDNLDSSKQKARKQTAKASKVWQPGTLGVIINQYKRKCTIESRKTRPGFKWQARFHDHIIRDEKAFYRISEYIQNNPLVWEKDKFYVVY, from the coding sequence ATGTTGTTGTACACAACCCTGCTATCCATGCCCGAAAAGTTCAAAGACCGTTACCGAATAGCATCAGCGCGGCACCCCCATTGGGATTACGGTGCGGATGGATATTATTTTGTCACTATTTGTACCCAACAAATGGAATGTTTTTTTGGGAGAATCAAAGAAGGGGAAATGCATTTGTCGGACACGGGGCAAATCGCCCATGATTATTGGTTGGAAATACCCAAACATTTTCCATTCATCAGGTTGGAATCGTTCATCGTCATGCCCAACCATGTGCATGGGATTTTGGTGATTGATAAGCAGACTGTAAAGAGTCCCGATAGTCAGGAGACGCCCGGATCGGGCGTCTCTACAGGATCGGAAAATAATGGGCAATCGCCCGACATCGTAGAGACGACCAATTTGGGCGTCTCCAGTCAAAATGACAATTTGGATTCCTCAAAACAGAAAGCTAGGAAACAAACTGCTAAGGCCTCCAAGGTATGGCAACCTGGCACACTAGGGGTGATTATCAATCAATACAAACGGAAATGTACCATTGAATCCCGCAAAACCCGCCCAGGTTTTAAATGGCAAGCCCGCTTCCATGACCACATTATTCGAGATGAAAAAGCATTTTATAGAATTTCGGAATATATCCAAAATAACCCACTGGTATGGGAGAAGGATAAGTTTTATGTGGTTTATTAA